The following proteins come from a genomic window of Paenibacillus sp. CAA11:
- a CDS encoding sigma-70 family RNA polymerase sigma factor produces the protein MNREEAALRALMEEYGDMLLRTATLLLKDHQAAEEAVQDTFVQAYEKIAQLKEPEKLRNWLVRIVVNRCRARQRSWSWRRILPSTLPEEHRVPDLRSGPEQQSVERSESRRLMGEIHRLKFIYREVIMLYYYQDWSIQEISHALGCSENTVKSRLARGRSKLKDLLEEGGMPDGERAGTGTNQTMS, from the coding sequence ATGAACCGAGAGGAAGCTGCGCTTCGAGCGTTAATGGAAGAGTATGGCGATATGCTGCTGCGCACAGCAACGCTGCTTCTCAAGGACCATCAGGCCGCAGAGGAAGCCGTGCAAGATACCTTCGTGCAGGCCTATGAGAAGATTGCCCAGCTTAAGGAGCCGGAGAAGCTCAGGAACTGGCTGGTGCGCATTGTAGTGAACCGGTGTCGGGCGAGGCAGCGGTCCTGGAGCTGGAGACGAATTCTGCCAAGCACACTCCCCGAGGAGCATCGTGTGCCGGATCTTCGTTCCGGTCCAGAGCAGCAGTCGGTAGAGCGCTCGGAGAGCAGGCGCTTAATGGGAGAGATTCACCGGCTGAAGTTCATTTATCGGGAAGTGATTATGCTCTACTATTATCAGGATTGGTCTATACAGGAAATATCCCACGCGCTGGGCTGTTCGGAGAACACTGTGAAATCTCGGCTGGCCCGAGGGAGAAGCAAGCTAAAGGATTTGCTGGAGGAAGGGGGAATGCCCGATGGAGAACGAGCGGGAACGGGAACGAATCAAACAATGTCTTGA